One genomic segment of Bacteroidota bacterium includes these proteins:
- a CDS encoding gliding motility-associated C-terminal domain-containing protein, translating into MAVLLFCISANYSQIIGSNLFLKGQFVEVGINQCGAFGSGSLPPAADDFHANPGLTGLGFVADWESDGWDTGTPDYCGDYFVPGTPVEGWQVQIGATTWINTDQNCFPDEIPGDVAEYSYSGGVYTGTWEGSIASADLSITQITTLPEDKLYFVTRILFCNDGDEPLEDVYYMRNVDPDNDQPWSGDFTTDNEIVYQPPADEQALVASEGLTYGCFLGLGARDTLARVSYGNFGTGDGDPEDVWNGTGGYESSGSEVGDIATSIAFYIPVINPGECKCVAFAYILNISDLEEALEATVTYNLTANDVSVASGGSYTICNPGDPVTLEVLGADDYLWTWTPSEHLNIDTGISVIATVDETTTFTAVGVGGFCGDATINVTIYVDNDEFSDAGLDEDICIGSSTTLNGNGGSAEDIYLWSPSLGLSDPNIANPVASPTTTTAYTLTTYDTLGCPAYSAVLVTVNPLPNINAGANEAICVDGQIELEATGGVSYVWTPAIGLSNPNIANPICTVDDETIYTVTGTDVNGCVNTDEMTVTVNYLPEVTATASPYTIDVFLDETTQLDVTTGGVIFSWSPVDGLSDPNIQSPIAQPQDTLIYTVTVTDAQGCVNTDTVVVYVIGELNVLLPNAFSPNGDGVNDYYYPAVSGSGDLEYYAIYNRWGEILFENSAPNTADGSNGWDGTWNGKEAEVGSYVVIARAKKSFDDAVQSINGTFVLIR; encoded by the coding sequence ATTACTTTTTTGTATATCTGCTAATTACAGCCAAATAATTGGATCTAATTTATTTCTTAAAGGTCAATTTGTTGAAGTTGGAATAAATCAATGCGGAGCATTTGGCTCAGGAAGTTTACCACCTGCTGCTGATGATTTTCATGCGAATCCGGGTTTAACAGGATTAGGTTTCGTAGCCGATTGGGAAAGTGATGGCTGGGATACTGGCACTCCTGATTATTGTGGTGACTATTTTGTGCCAGGCACTCCTGTGGAAGGATGGCAGGTTCAAATTGGTGCAACCACATGGATAAATACAGATCAAAACTGCTTTCCAGATGAAATTCCCGGCGATGTAGCTGAATATTCTTATTCCGGTGGAGTTTATACTGGTACTTGGGAAGGATCTATCGCATCTGCAGATTTAAGTATTACACAGATTACAACTTTGCCAGAAGACAAACTTTATTTTGTAACACGGATTCTATTTTGTAATGATGGCGATGAGCCTTTAGAAGATGTGTATTATATGCGTAATGTGGATCCGGATAATGATCAACCTTGGTCAGGAGATTTTACAACTGATAATGAAATTGTGTATCAGCCTCCCGCAGATGAGCAAGCATTGGTAGCTTCAGAAGGATTAACCTATGGTTGTTTCCTAGGTTTAGGAGCTCGTGATACTTTGGCTCGTGTGAGTTATGGAAATTTTGGTACCGGTGACGGCGATCCTGAAGATGTATGGAACGGTACCGGCGGTTATGAATCCAGTGGATCTGAAGTGGGAGATATAGCAACCTCTATTGCATTTTATATTCCCGTAATAAATCCGGGTGAATGTAAATGTGTTGCATTCGCTTATATATTAAACATTTCAGATTTGGAAGAAGCATTAGAAGCTACTGTTACTTATAACTTAACAGCAAATGATGTATCCGTAGCAAGTGGCGGCAGTTATACTATATGTAATCCGGGCGATCCTGTAACTTTAGAAGTATTAGGTGCTGATGATTATTTATGGACATGGACACCTTCTGAACATTTAAATATTGATACAGGTATATCTGTTATCGCTACAGTAGATGAAACAACTACTTTCACAGCTGTTGGTGTTGGAGGATTTTGTGGAGACGCTACAATTAACGTAACTATTTATGTTGACAATGATGAATTTTCTGATGCAGGTTTAGATGAAGATATTTGTATCGGTTCTTCTACAACTTTAAATGGAAATGGTGGATCGGCAGAAGATATTTATTTATGGTCACCTTCTTTGGGTTTAAGTGATCCCAATATTGCCAATCCAGTTGCTTCTCCTACAACAACTACGGCATATACTTTAACTACTTACGATACATTAGGTTGTCCGGCTTATTCTGCAGTCCTTGTAACGGTTAATCCATTGCCAAATATAAATGCCGGTGCTAATGAAGCAATTTGCGTGGATGGTCAAATTGAATTAGAAGCTACCGGTGGTGTAAGCTATGTTTGGACTCCTGCAATTGGTTTAAGCAATCCAAATATCGCAAATCCCATTTGTACTGTTGATGATGAAACTATTTATACGGTTACAGGAACAGATGTAAATGGATGTGTGAATACTGATGAGATGACAGTAACTGTAAATTATTTACCTGAAGTTACTGCCACTGCGAGTCCTTATACAATTGATGTTTTCCTTGATGAGACAACACAATTGGATGTAACTACCGGGGGCGTAATTTTTTCCTGGTCGCCTGTAGATGGATTAAGTGATCCTAATATTCAAAGCCCAATTGCTCAGCCACAGGATACGCTCATTTATACTGTAACTGTTACAGATGCTCAAGGCTGTGTGAATACAGATACCGTTGTCGTATATGTAATTGGTGAATTGAATGTATTGTTGCCAAATGCTTTCTCACCTAATGGTGATGGAGTTAATGATTATTATTATCCGGCAGTTTCCGGTAGTGGTGATTTAGAGTACTACGCAATTTATAACCGTTGGGGTGAAATTTTATTTGAAAATTCTGCTCCTAATACCGCTGATGGAAGCAATGGTTGGGATGGCACATGGAACGGAAAAGAAGCAGAAGTAGGCTCCTATGTAGTAATTGCAAGAGCAAAAAAGTCGTTTGATGATGCAGTGCAATCTATAAACGGAACATTTGTATTAATTCGGTAA
- a CDS encoding gliding motility-associated C-terminal domain-containing protein yields MHTLINKKAQFSLLSKLMLFAMLLSSSIVVNAQIVGSEAFIQGTYVEVGLNDCGVFGSQGSAPAGYHPNSGPVLGFVADSDLDGWGTGSPVYCGDYFIPGSPEEGFAVQVGSNVWVNSSQGCWPSEIPGEVTGYDYTAGTYSMTWEGDISSEDLNITQHTTLPEDAVYFLTTITLCNEGATDLTDVYYMRNVDPDNDVVYGGTFNTINTIISNPPEGCDAVSEAVGAAIGCYLAFGARDPNARASYGCFSTGDGDPSDAYVGTGGGFCFPGYETEVGSSTNCDCAIQIVFYIPTIAAGECEEIKFVYILDLAHLNEALDYAGSYGITADGVNITADPIVETCAGATIDFTIEGGEDYEWIWTPPTFLNTTTGTNVISTPFNDIVYYVAGYAECDTILDTIYVYAEPVTGIANAGNDTIICPDGVINLQGSGGDTYLWQPPVYLTDPTDPNTEVTAPETDMYYFLIAYNALGCADTDVVYIDLLPVPDIEAGLDKLIIKGGFTQLIASGGATYSWTPTEALSNPDIYNPIANPQDTTMYFLTGYDEFGCVGYDSVTVNVIDPVYLVTPNAFSPNGDDLNDYYIPVVIGPGLLEEYQVYNRWGELVFEWDGASRGWDGTYQGRPAEIGTYIVNMRAKDELLGKELAKTSTVILMR; encoded by the coding sequence GTGCATACATTAATTAATAAAAAAGCGCAATTCAGTTTACTAAGTAAGCTGATGCTTTTTGCTATGCTTCTTTCCTCTAGTATAGTAGTAAATGCGCAAATTGTAGGAAGTGAGGCATTTATACAAGGAACCTATGTTGAGGTTGGTTTAAACGATTGCGGAGTGTTTGGTTCGCAAGGCTCTGCACCGGCAGGATATCATCCTAATTCAGGACCTGTATTAGGTTTTGTTGCTGATTCGGATTTAGACGGATGGGGAACAGGTTCTCCGGTTTATTGCGGTGATTATTTTATTCCCGGATCTCCTGAAGAAGGTTTTGCTGTGCAAGTAGGATCTAACGTTTGGGTGAATTCAAGCCAAGGTTGTTGGCCTTCGGAAATTCCCGGAGAAGTTACAGGTTATGATTACACGGCTGGTACCTATTCAATGACTTGGGAAGGTGACATATCTTCAGAAGATTTAAATATTACACAACATACCACATTACCTGAGGATGCAGTTTATTTTCTTACTACGATAACATTATGTAATGAAGGAGCCACTGACCTTACAGATGTTTATTATATGAGAAATGTGGATCCGGATAATGATGTAGTTTATGGGGGAACATTTAATACGATTAATACTATAATTTCAAATCCACCTGAAGGTTGCGATGCAGTTTCTGAAGCAGTGGGTGCAGCTATTGGTTGTTATTTAGCATTTGGGGCTAGAGACCCAAATGCCAGAGCATCTTATGGTTGTTTCAGCACTGGTGATGGGGATCCTTCCGATGCTTATGTGGGCACTGGCGGTGGATTTTGCTTCCCTGGTTATGAAACAGAAGTAGGGTCATCCACAAATTGTGATTGTGCAATTCAAATAGTTTTTTATATCCCAACTATTGCTGCCGGCGAGTGTGAGGAAATTAAATTTGTATATATCCTTGATCTGGCCCACCTAAATGAGGCATTAGATTATGCGGGCAGTTATGGTATTACTGCCGATGGCGTTAATATAACTGCAGATCCTATTGTTGAAACTTGCGCTGGAGCTACTATTGATTTTACTATTGAAGGTGGTGAAGATTATGAATGGATTTGGACCCCACCTACTTTTCTGAATACTACCACTGGCACCAATGTAATTTCAACTCCTTTTAATGATATAGTTTACTACGTTGCTGGTTATGCAGAGTGTGATACAATTTTGGATACTATTTATGTGTATGCAGAACCGGTTACAGGTATTGCAAATGCCGGAAATGATACCATCATTTGTCCTGATGGCGTAATAAACCTACAAGGTAGTGGTGGTGACACTTACTTATGGCAGCCTCCCGTTTATTTAACAGACCCTACTGATCCAAATACTGAAGTAACAGCTCCTGAAACTGATATGTATTATTTTTTGATAGCCTACAATGCATTAGGTTGTGCAGATACTGATGTAGTCTATATAGATTTATTGCCGGTGCCGGATATAGAGGCCGGGCTTGATAAATTGATTATTAAAGGAGGATTTACACAATTAATTGCAAGTGGTGGAGCTACTTATTCCTGGACACCTACAGAAGCATTATCTAATCCTGATATTTATAATCCTATTGCAAATCCGCAGGATACTACTATGTATTTTCTAACTGGATATGATGAGTTTGGCTGTGTGGGATATGATTCTGTTACTGTTAATGTTATTGATCCTGTATATCTGGTCACACCAAATGCATTTTCTCCTAATGGGGACGACCTGAATGATTATTATATTCCTGTTGTGATTGGACCTGGATTATTAGAGGAATATCAGGTTTATAACCGCTGGGGTGAATTGGTATTTGAATGGGATGGTGCCTCACGAGGTTGGGATGGCACTTATCAAGGTCGACCTGCTGAGATTGGTACCTACATAGTTAATATGCGAGCTAAGGATGAATTGCTTGGGAAAGAACTTGCAAAAACATCTACTGTAATTCTTATGCGTTAA
- a CDS encoding retropepsin-like domain-containing protein produces MKIPLIIRNLPPLGSHIFVRGNIDSKKVLWLIDTGASQSVIDKTFVSTYFQDNIISETEHQTTGLGATYEKSEFVRLKNLQIGKFKITSKKFAVIDLDIVNAAYVSAGMPRIEAIIGGDILKKYKAIINYSKKEFTLNNS; encoded by the coding sequence ATGAAAATACCATTAATAATTCGTAACCTGCCACCGCTTGGCAGCCATATTTTTGTTAGAGGAAATATTGATTCCAAGAAAGTATTGTGGCTAATTGATACGGGAGCATCTCAATCCGTAATTGATAAAACTTTTGTTTCAACTTATTTTCAGGATAATATAATTTCTGAAACCGAACATCAAACAACCGGCTTAGGAGCTACTTATGAAAAAAGCGAATTTGTTCGTTTGAAAAATTTACAGATTGGAAAATTTAAAATCACTTCTAAAAAGTTTGCAGTTATTGATTTAGATATTGTAAATGCTGCTTATGTATCTGCAGGTATGCCTCGTATTGAAGCAATTATTGGAGGTGATATTCTTAAAAAATATAAGGCCATTATTAATTATAGCAAGAAGGAATTCACTTTAAATAACTCATGA
- the mdh gene encoding malate dehydrogenase, whose protein sequence is MKKVSVIGAGNVGSTVANVLAHKDFLKEIVLLDIKEGVAEGKSLDTWQQASIDNYSTYLNGVTNNYEATAGSDVVVITSGRPRSPGMSRDDLININADIVKSVTENVIKHSPNAIIIIVSNPLDVMSYCAYLTAGIPSNRVMGMAGILDTARYRAFLATELNVSPKDIQALLLGGHGDTMVPLPRYTTVAGIPVTDLIDESKLNAIVDRTKKGGGEIVNLLGTSAWYAPGAAAAQMVEAIIKDENRIFPCCVWLNGEYGLKDIFLGVPVKLGKNGIEEIIELKLNDSEKQLLNDSAKAVKEVMSVLDKKMAATI, encoded by the coding sequence ATGAAAAAAGTAAGCGTTATCGGAGCTGGAAATGTAGGCTCAACAGTGGCAAATGTTTTGGCACATAAAGATTTTTTAAAGGAAATAGTTCTGCTTGATATTAAAGAAGGTGTTGCAGAAGGAAAAAGTTTAGATACTTGGCAGCAAGCTTCTATTGATAATTATAGCACCTATTTAAATGGTGTAACCAATAACTATGAAGCTACTGCTGGAAGTGATGTTGTTGTTATAACTTCTGGTCGCCCCCGTAGCCCGGGAATGAGTCGTGATGATTTAATTAATATCAATGCAGATATAGTAAAGTCAGTTACTGAGAATGTAATTAAACATTCGCCGAATGCAATTATTATTATTGTTTCTAATCCATTGGATGTAATGTCTTACTGCGCATATTTAACTGCCGGTATTCCATCCAACCGAGTAATGGGAATGGCAGGTATTTTAGATACAGCGAGATACAGAGCTTTCCTAGCAACTGAATTAAATGTATCTCCAAAAGATATTCAAGCCTTATTATTAGGTGGTCATGGTGATACCATGGTTCCGCTTCCTCGTTATACAACTGTTGCCGGAATTCCAGTTACAGATTTGATTGATGAAAGTAAATTGAATGCAATTGTTGACCGCACTAAAAAAGGTGGTGGCGAAATAGTAAATCTTCTAGGTACAAGTGCTTGGTATGCACCCGGTGCTGCTGCTGCTCAAATGGTAGAAGCAATTATTAAAGATGAAAATAGAATTTTCCCATGTTGTGTTTGGCTTAATGGTGAATATGGATTGAAGGATATTTTTCTTGGAGTTCCTGTAAAGTTGGGCAAGAATGGTATTGAAGAAATTATCGAATTGAAATTGAATGATTCTGAAAAACAATTATTAAATGATTCTGCCAAAGCCGTAAAAGAAGTGATGAGTGTGCTTGATAAAAAAATGGCGGCCACTATTTAA
- a CDS encoding T9SS type A sorting domain-containing protein — protein MKKYLILAAIVLPLFVNAQENFCGTQTDEEQLSWLREFQQNYIPSEMRGGDVHYVPLKIHVVGNDEGTGFLNANIIIQNMCDLNVQFEPTGFVFYLDGDLDYISNTSYYSHDFYTGYNMMAAHNVSGAANLYYVNDPAGNCGYFSYAGDAVAIAKSCGNIGNSTIAHELGHFFSLPHTFYGWEYGTPSASDQENVDGSNCESAGDGFCNTPPDYASYRWNCSGPPEFTDPNGETFTPDGTNMMSYADDPCMVQFKEDQQAAMQANLTGPRNYLLSGDDPIYVDLDSATLVSPITGTENLYSNYTELKWNAIPNAKFYELSISLNTGFNALSYNRLISDTSIILTTLSAEKKYYWRIRPVGDINYCESYCDYWDFSTGYQLMADIDANENNFTALSIYPNPAESGNMLNVSFVTEQFIAGNISIIDFTGKTVYAQDVNGSNGINTFTIDLPALASGVFVLMLKDSTGLMSTQKFILN, from the coding sequence ATGAAAAAATATTTAATCCTCGCAGCAATTGTTTTACCGTTATTTGTAAATGCGCAAGAAAATTTTTGTGGTACACAAACAGATGAAGAACAATTAAGCTGGTTAAGAGAATTTCAACAAAATTATATTCCTTCTGAAATGCGAGGTGGAGATGTGCATTATGTTCCTCTTAAAATACATGTAGTGGGAAATGATGAAGGAACTGGTTTTTTAAATGCAAATATTATTATACAAAACATGTGTGATTTAAATGTACAGTTTGAACCTACGGGTTTTGTATTTTATTTAGATGGTGATTTGGATTATATTTCTAATACATCTTACTATTCACATGATTTTTATACAGGATATAATATGATGGCTGCACATAATGTGAGTGGTGCTGCCAACCTATATTATGTAAATGATCCTGCCGGAAATTGCGGTTATTTTTCTTATGCAGGTGATGCAGTTGCAATAGCAAAATCTTGTGGCAATATTGGCAATAGTACTATCGCTCATGAGCTTGGACATTTCTTTAGTTTGCCACATACTTTTTATGGTTGGGAATACGGAACACCTTCAGCTTCCGATCAAGAAAATGTGGATGGATCTAATTGTGAATCGGCAGGTGATGGCTTTTGCAATACTCCACCAGATTATGCCAGCTACAGATGGAATTGTTCTGGTCCGCCAGAGTTTACTGATCCCAATGGCGAAACGTTTACACCCGATGGTACTAATATGATGTCGTATGCGGATGATCCTTGTATGGTTCAATTTAAAGAGGATCAACAAGCAGCTATGCAAGCCAACTTAACCGGACCTAGAAATTATTTATTAAGTGGAGATGATCCTATTTATGTTGATCTTGATTCAGCTACTCTTGTTAGTCCAATTACAGGTACTGAAAATTTATATTCTAATTATACTGAATTGAAATGGAATGCAATTCCAAATGCAAAATTTTATGAATTAAGCATATCCTTGAACACTGGGTTTAATGCATTATCATATAACAGATTGATTTCTGACACATCCATAATTCTTACTACACTTAGTGCTGAAAAAAAATATTACTGGCGTATTCGTCCGGTTGGTGATATAAATTATTGTGAATCCTATTGTGACTACTGGGATTTTTCAACAGGGTATCAGTTAATGGCTGATATAGATGCGAATGAAAATAATTTTACTGCGCTTTCCATTTATCCTAATCCTGCTGAATCAGGAAATATGTTGAACGTAAGTTTTGTTACTGAACAATTTATTGCTGGCAATATTTCTATTATAGATTTTACAGGTAAAACAGTGTATGCACAAGATGTGAATGGTAGCAATGGCATTAATACATTTACAATAGACCTACCTGCATTAGCATCAGGAGTGTTTGTATTAATGTTGAAGGATTCAACAGGATTAATGTCTACTCAAAAATTTATTTTGAATTAA
- the tilS gene encoding tRNA lysidine(34) synthetase TilS, which translates to MSNLMIEDLQKHIIQELQPYNGKTFLLAVSGGLDSVVMAHLFKTAAFKFGIIHCNFQLRGNYSDADSEFVKSLAENFDVAFFSKIFETEKYAFENKLSIEEAARNLRYQWFEEIRKAFHYDFIVTAHHANDNLETTLLHLIKGSGIHGMQGIPKRNGNIIRPLLKVSREGLQTFAEKNNIKHCTDSTNALNIYTRNKIRNTVIPVLKEINPALESTFVQTNQNFNEAAFIVKEFLSRKIKKLKITKGENIFFSIAALNALAYKRSLLFQLLNSYKFSAEQVIAISENLFGSGKIFLSSTHRIIIDRKFLIINEISTKESPLYVINETTKSISVGNISFEIDYIINKPNACKPGNSIACFDMLHITYPITVRRWKRGDYLYPVGMKKANGNPARKKISDLFTDAKYSLLEKENTWIFLCDEKVIWVSGLRQDYKSVSKENSAHILKIKMHSV; encoded by the coding sequence ATGTCGAATTTGATGATTGAAGATTTACAAAAACATATCATTCAAGAACTGCAACCGTATAACGGTAAAACATTTTTGTTGGCTGTAAGTGGTGGATTAGATTCTGTGGTAATGGCACATCTTTTTAAAACTGCTGCATTCAAATTTGGAATTATACATTGTAATTTTCAATTGCGTGGAAATTACTCGGATGCTGATTCAGAATTTGTAAAATCACTTGCTGAAAATTTTGATGTTGCTTTCTTTTCCAAAATATTTGAAACAGAAAAATATGCTTTTGAAAATAAATTGAGTATTGAAGAAGCTGCCCGTAACTTACGTTATCAATGGTTTGAAGAAATTCGCAAAGCATTTCATTATGATTTTATTGTAACAGCACATCATGCCAATGATAATCTCGAAACCACATTATTACATTTAATTAAAGGCAGCGGCATTCATGGTATGCAAGGCATTCCTAAACGCAATGGAAACATCATAAGGCCATTGCTAAAAGTAAGTCGTGAAGGATTGCAAACTTTTGCAGAGAAAAATAATATTAAACACTGCACAGATTCAACCAATGCATTAAACATTTACACCCGCAATAAAATACGGAACACAGTTATACCAGTTTTAAAAGAAATTAATCCCGCATTGGAATCCACATTTGTGCAGACAAATCAAAATTTTAATGAAGCGGCATTTATCGTAAAAGAATTTCTATCAAGAAAAATAAAGAAATTAAAAATTACTAAGGGAGAAAATATATTCTTCAGCATTGCGGCATTAAATGCACTTGCATATAAACGGTCTTTATTATTTCAATTATTAAATTCCTACAAGTTTTCTGCGGAACAAGTAATTGCAATTAGTGAGAATTTATTTGGTAGTGGTAAGATATTTTTAAGCTCTACACACAGAATAATTATTGATAGAAAATTTTTAATCATTAATGAAATTTCAACCAAAGAAAGTCCGCTATATGTTATTAATGAAACCACTAAATCAATTTCGGTTGGGAACATATCATTCGAAATTGATTATATAATAAACAAACCAAATGCATGCAAACCAGGAAATTCTATTGCATGTTTCGATATGCTGCATATCACCTACCCAATCACCGTACGCAGATGGAAACGAGGAGATTATTTATACCCTGTTGGTATGAAAAAAGCAAATGGAAATCCTGCAAGAAAAAAAATCAGCGATTTGTTTACTGATGCAAAATACAGCCTTTTGGAAAAAGAAAATACTTGGATATTTCTCTGTGATGAAAAAGTGATTTGGGTTTCCGGATTAAGACAAGATTACAAATCTGTATCAAAAGAAAATAGTGCGCATATTCTGAAAATAAAAATGCACTCCGTATAA
- a CDS encoding tetratricopeptide repeat protein gives MNNINRLEQLLQFLEQSPEDAFLNYCIALEYIKNEDFNAALQYFNYLIDNHPEYTGTYYHLGKLYVRLQKKDDAIKIYDSGLLITKRLEDHHAYSELLSAKNEILNDYDVEFDD, from the coding sequence ATGAATAATATCAACAGATTAGAACAACTACTACAGTTTCTGGAGCAATCTCCGGAGGATGCTTTTTTAAATTATTGTATTGCGTTAGAATATATAAAGAATGAAGATTTTAATGCAGCATTACAGTATTTCAATTATTTAATTGATAATCATCCGGAATATACAGGCACTTATTATCATCTCGGAAAATTGTATGTAAGGCTACAGAAAAAAGATGATGCAATTAAAATATATGATAGTGGTTTATTGATAACAAAACGATTGGAAGATCATCATGCATATTCCGAATTATTATCAGCAAAGAATGAAATTTTAAATGACTACGATGTCGAATTTGATGATTGA
- a CDS encoding electron transfer flavoprotein subunit beta/FixA family protein — MKILVCISKVPDTTAKISFKDNGTKFNEDKVQFIINPYDEWYALVRAIELKESNGGTVTVVNVGPVENEQYIRKALALGADDAVRIDVDPQDAFQTAENIANYAKSNSFDLILTGKETIDYNGGVVGGFIAAIADLPYVSFASKLEMQNNTLHIEREIEGVVEIVELEMPCVISAQKGMAEARIPNMRGILASKTKPLQVMAANAVSPEVQSVHFTLPPAKESCKMISAENPEELITLLHNEAKVI, encoded by the coding sequence ATGAAAATTCTGGTTTGTATTAGTAAAGTACCTGATACCACAGCAAAAATCTCATTTAAGGATAATGGAACAAAATTTAATGAAGATAAAGTCCAGTTTATTATTAATCCTTATGATGAATGGTATGCATTGGTAAGGGCAATTGAATTAAAGGAATCAAATGGCGGCACTGTAACAGTGGTAAATGTTGGACCTGTAGAAAATGAACAATATATCCGCAAAGCATTAGCCTTAGGTGCTGATGATGCAGTGCGTATTGATGTGGATCCGCAAGATGCATTTCAAACTGCAGAAAATATTGCAAACTATGCGAAGTCTAATTCCTTTGATCTAATTCTTACCGGAAAAGAAACGATTGATTACAACGGTGGAGTAGTGGGTGGATTTATTGCTGCAATTGCAGATTTACCTTATGTTTCTTTTGCATCTAAATTAGAAATGCAGAATAATACATTGCATATTGAAAGAGAAATTGAAGGTGTTGTAGAAATTGTTGAATTAGAAATGCCATGTGTTATCAGTGCTCAAAAAGGAATGGCTGAAGCACGCATTCCAAACATGCGTGGAATATTAGCATCTAAAACAAAACCACTTCAAGTGATGGCAGCAAATGCTGTATCGCCGGAAGTGCAATCTGTTCATTTTACTTTGCCACCTGCAAAAGAAAGTTGTAAAATGATTTCCGCAGAAAACCCGGAAGAGTTAATTACCTTATTACATAACGAAGCTAAAGTAATCTGA
- a CDS encoding electron transfer flavoprotein subunit alpha/FixB family protein produces MSVLIFVDHHNGTFKKNAFEVITYGRQIAQKNAQEITVVVLGKLESGEIEKLGKYGAGKVKHVSDERLNTMTPKSYSKAITTIAKSCGASTIILSNNSIGKSIGPAIAVAMDASLLSGVSTTQDADAHFTKTVYSGKASVALKPMKSNLVITLNPNSIITEEIENTVSVEDVKVELSATDFDYKIVEIKAESMDHIPLPDADLVVSAGRGLKGPENWGIIEDLANAIGATTACSRPVADIGWRPHHEHVGQTGLTIKPSLYIAIGISGAIQHLAGVNQSKCIVVINKDPEAPFFKAADYGIVGDAFEIVPKLTQAVLKLKGK; encoded by the coding sequence ATGTCTGTATTAATATTTGTTGATCATCATAATGGTACGTTTAAGAAAAATGCTTTTGAGGTAATTACTTACGGCCGACAAATTGCTCAAAAAAATGCGCAGGAAATAACTGTTGTTGTTTTGGGAAAATTAGAATCCGGTGAGATTGAAAAATTAGGAAAGTACGGTGCTGGAAAAGTGAAGCATGTTTCCGATGAACGTTTAAATACGATGACTCCAAAATCTTATTCTAAAGCAATTACAACAATTGCTAAATCCTGTGGCGCATCCACTATTATTCTCTCCAACAATTCCATTGGAAAAAGTATCGGGCCGGCAATTGCTGTTGCTATGGATGCTTCATTATTATCCGGAGTTTCTACCACACAAGATGCAGATGCACATTTTACAAAAACAGTATATAGTGGTAAAGCAAGTGTTGCATTAAAACCAATGAAATCAAATTTGGTAATCACACTCAATCCTAATTCAATTATAACAGAAGAGATTGAAAATACTGTTTCTGTAGAGGATGTGAAAGTTGAATTAAGTGCTACTGATTTTGATTATAAAATTGTAGAAATTAAGGCGGAGTCGATGGATCATATTCCACTACCTGATGCAGACCTTGTTGTTTCTGCCGGTCGTGGCCTGAAAGGTCCTGAAAACTGGGGGATAATAGAGGATTTAGCAAATGCAATTGGGGCAACTACTGCATGCTCTCGACCTGTGGCTGATATCGGATGGAGGCCGCATCATGAACATGTGGGTCAAACTGGTTTAACAATAAAGCCTTCTCTGTATATTGCAATTGGAATTTCCGGCGCCATTCAGCATCTTGCTGGTGTTAACCAAAGTAAATGTATTGTGGTAATTAATAAAGATCCCGAAGCTCCTTTCTTTAAAGCGGCTGATTATGGAATAGTGGGCGATGCATTTGAGATTGTGCCTAAACTCACTCAGGCAGTTTTGAAACTTAAAGGAAAATAA